A genomic stretch from Garciella nitratireducens DSM 15102 includes:
- a CDS encoding metallophosphoesterase — translation MNTLKGLSKVFESAEEILFDDRSKIVIMSDCHRGDGTWADNFAKNQNFYFIALNDYYKKGYTYIELGDGDELWENKKFSDIFAMHKDAFWILSKFYQENRLYFIYGNHDMVKKNPNFTQKHLYQYYDSHKKKEIPLFKNIKIHEGLILRHSITGDKIFLVHGHQVDPMNSVFWRISKFLVRYIWKPLESYGIKNPTSPAKNHEKKDDVDIKLSKWVKKNRHMLIAGHTHRPMFPEVGDIPYFNDGSCVHPRCITAIEIENATIKLVKWTIKTKLDGTMFIGKEILTGPKKLKDYFSIESYFDKKEKIKEVSDYF, via the coding sequence ATGAATACTTTAAAGGGTTTATCTAAAGTTTTTGAATCTGCAGAGGAAATTTTATTTGATGATAGGTCAAAAATTGTTATAATGAGTGATTGTCATAGAGGGGATGGTACTTGGGCTGATAATTTTGCTAAGAATCAAAATTTTTATTTTATAGCTTTAAATGATTATTATAAAAAAGGATATACTTATATTGAATTAGGAGATGGAGATGAGCTTTGGGAGAATAAAAAATTTTCAGATATTTTTGCTATGCATAAAGATGCTTTTTGGATTTTATCTAAATTTTATCAGGAGAATAGATTATATTTTATTTATGGAAATCATGATATGGTAAAAAAAAATCCTAATTTTACACAAAAACATCTTTATCAATATTATGATTCACATAAGAAAAAAGAAATTCCTTTGTTTAAAAATATTAAAATTCATGAGGGATTAATTTTAAGGCATAGCATTACAGGAGATAAAATTTTTTTGGTTCATGGGCATCAAGTAGATCCTATGAATTCTGTTTTTTGGAGAATAAGTAAATTTTTGGTTCGATATATATGGAAACCTTTAGAGTCTTATGGAATTAAAAATCCAACAAGTCCAGCAAAAAATCATGAAAAAAAAGATGATGTAGATATAAAACTGTCAAAATGGGTAAAAAAAAATAGACATATGCTTATAGCAGGTCATACTCATAGACCTATGTTTCCCGAAGTAGGAGATATTCCTTATTTCAATGATGGAAGCTGTGTTCATCCCCGTTGTATAACAGCAATAGAAATTGAAAATGCCACTATAAAACTTGTAAAGTGGACTATAAAAACAAAATTAGATGGTACGATGTTTATAGGCAAAGAAATCTTAACAGGCCCAAAGAAATTAAAAGATTATTTTTCTATAGAATCTTATTTTGATAAGAAAGAGAAAATAAAGGAAGTAAGTGATTATTTTTAG
- a CDS encoding YihY/virulence factor BrkB family protein, with translation MKTIENKRAKEFIKSLIKRAQEDEIVSLSAQLAYFLLLSIFPSIIFGITLLGQFPISSNDILNLLHNVSYIVPQDTYILIKSMVLSVFQMSQKGNALSLSIIMSLWSASNGMKAIIRALNKAYNVKEDRDFLHNRFVSIFLVFSVVMAIIIALLLSVFGNFIGNFIYFYFDLEVHFLRFWDITRYGTSVLLLFILFMLLYCLAPNKKLRCREVYKGTIFAVIGWIIVSYLFSYYVDHFANYSATYGSIGGVIVLMIWLYLSSMILILGGEINATLQWFKKNNI, from the coding sequence ATGAAAACGATAGAGAATAAAAGAGCAAAGGAATTTATAAAATCTTTAATAAAAAGAGCTCAAGAAGATGAAATTGTAAGTCTTTCAGCACAATTAGCATATTTTCTTTTATTATCCATATTTCCTTCCATTATTTTTGGAATTACACTACTTGGCCAATTTCCTATTTCTTCTAACGATATTTTAAATTTACTTCATAATGTATCTTATATTGTTCCGCAAGATACTTATATATTAATAAAAAGCATGGTTCTTTCTGTTTTTCAGATGAGTCAGAAAGGAAATGCTCTTTCTCTTAGTATTATTATGTCTCTATGGAGTGCTTCTAATGGAATGAAGGCAATTATCAGAGCTTTAAATAAAGCTTATAATGTAAAAGAAGATAGGGATTTTTTGCATAATCGATTTGTATCTATTTTTTTAGTCTTTTCAGTGGTAATGGCGATTATCATTGCACTACTTTTATCTGTTTTTGGAAATTTTATTGGAAATTTTATATACTTTTATTTTGATTTAGAAGTACATTTTTTACGATTTTGGGACATTACTAGGTATGGAACAAGTGTTTTATTATTGTTCATTTTATTTATGTTGTTATATTGTCTTGCTCCAAATAAAAAATTAAGATGTAGAGAGGTTTATAAAGGTACTATTTTTGCAGTAATTGGATGGATTATAGTATCCTATTTATTTTCATATTATGTAGACCATTTTGCAAATTATTCTGCTACTTATGGAAGCATTGGTGGAGTAATTGTATTAATGATTTGGTTATATCTTTCTAGTATGATCTTAATTTTAGGAGGAGAAATCAATGCTACCTTACAGTGGTTTAAAAAAAATAATATATAA
- the ychF gene encoding redox-regulated ATPase YchF encodes MRIGIIGLPNVGKSTLFNAITQAGAESANYPFCTIDPNVGVVAVPDDRLEVLSKMHHSEKVIPTSIEFVDIAGLVKGASKGEGLGNKFLSHIREVDAIAHVVRCFEDPNIIHVDGSIGPVRDLETIHLELIFADLEVIEKRIEKTKKAAKSGDKKIQSELVILQKVKKILENNQLVKETYFDKEEWEFVQQLQLLTSKPTLYIANVSEDDLFNPENQMVRELKEYVKEEAEVIVICAKIEEEIAQLEEEEKKLFLEELGLKKSGLDRVIEAGYQLLDLITFLTSGPKETRAWTIKKGTKAPQAAGKIHSDFEKGFIRAEVTSFEDLKKAGSLVKAKEMGLTRLEGKDYVMQDGDVVLFRFNV; translated from the coding sequence ATGAGAATAGGAATTATAGGACTACCTAATGTAGGAAAAAGTACATTATTTAATGCTATTACACAAGCTGGAGCAGAATCAGCGAATTATCCCTTTTGTACCATAGATCCTAATGTAGGGGTGGTTGCTGTACCTGATGATAGATTGGAAGTACTTAGTAAGATGCATCATTCTGAAAAAGTAATCCCTACTTCTATAGAATTTGTAGATATAGCTGGATTGGTAAAGGGAGCTAGTAAGGGAGAAGGATTAGGGAATAAATTTCTTTCTCATATTCGAGAAGTAGATGCTATTGCTCATGTTGTTCGTTGTTTTGAAGATCCCAATATTATTCATGTGGACGGAAGTATAGGACCAGTAAGAGATTTAGAGACCATTCATTTAGAACTTATTTTTGCAGATTTAGAAGTAATTGAAAAAAGAATAGAAAAAACTAAAAAAGCAGCAAAATCAGGAGATAAAAAAATTCAAAGCGAATTAGTGATTCTTCAAAAAGTAAAAAAAATTTTAGAGAATAATCAACTGGTGAAAGAAACTTATTTTGATAAAGAGGAATGGGAATTTGTGCAACAATTACAATTATTAACATCTAAACCTACTTTATATATTGCAAATGTATCTGAAGATGATTTATTCAATCCAGAAAATCAGATGGTGAGAGAACTTAAAGAATATGTAAAAGAAGAAGCTGAAGTAATTGTAATTTGTGCAAAAATAGAAGAAGAAATTGCTCAATTAGAAGAAGAAGAAAAGAAATTATTTTTGGAAGAATTAGGATTAAAGAAGTCAGGCCTAGATAGAGTGATAGAAGCAGGATATCAATTATTAGATTTGATTACATTTTTAACTTCTGGACCAAAAGAAACGAGAGCATGGACGATTAAGAAGGGAACTAAAGCTCCACAAGCTGCTGGAAAAATACATTCGGACTTTGAAAAAGGCTTTATTCGAGCTGAAGTGACTTCCTTTGAAGATTTAAAAAAGGCTGGATCTTTGGTAAAAGCAAAAGAAATGGGACTTACTCGTTTAGAAGGTAAAGATTATGTTATGCAAGATGGAGACGTAGTATTATTTCGTTTTAATGTATAG
- a CDS encoding shikimate kinase — MKNKVLLIGMPGSGKTTLSRMLSKILQVPYIDMDDFIESQTGKEISQIFQNGEHYFRYVETQACNVLAKKKDLIIAAGGGIVKKPVNLKYFEQDTLILFIKRPIEEIIKDIDLSTRPLLKSGMHKLELLYKERYSLYKKFSDYTIENVGDINKTLEEILKIMKDEKDIIDLFKENKKRSEIYE, encoded by the coding sequence ATGAAAAATAAAGTATTATTAATAGGAATGCCAGGGAGTGGAAAAACTACTTTATCTAGAATGTTAAGCAAAATTTTACAAGTTCCTTATATAGATATGGATGATTTTATTGAAAGTCAAACAGGGAAAGAAATATCTCAGATTTTTCAAAATGGAGAACATTATTTTCGTTATGTTGAAACTCAAGCTTGTAATGTATTAGCTAAAAAAAAGGACCTTATTATTGCTGCTGGGGGAGGAATTGTGAAAAAGCCAGTAAATTTAAAATATTTTGAACAAGACACATTGATATTATTTATTAAAAGGCCTATAGAAGAGATTATAAAAGATATTGATCTATCTACTCGTCCTTTATTAAAATCAGGAATGCATAAGTTAGAATTACTTTATAAAGAACGCTATTCTCTATATAAAAAATTTAGTGATTATACTATAGAAAATGTGGGAGATATTAATAAAACTTTAGAAGAAATTTTAAAAATCATGAAAGATGAAAAAGATATTATAGACTTATTTAAAGAAAATAAAAAGAGGAGTGAAATATATGAGTAG
- a CDS encoding transglycosylase domain-containing protein, with protein sequence MRKRKNLIVLLFIFIITMGTISGSIFFYIQKSPPLDLKKFHYIEPCIILDDQGNFYEELQGKEKREVISIDQIPNHVLNAFISIEDERFYRHPGIDIRGILRAAFQGIKAGDMTTAGGSTITQQLIKLTHLSSEKKISRKIQEAYLAIQLEYVMNKDEILENYLNKINFAYAHGIQAASQTYFRKNADQLSISQAAVLAAIPKAPTAYKPYIIEKTQEDNFKIVTNKKGKVLYSEKNQERALLILKKMKELKFINEKEYAKAKNELLNNTFGLKQPKKSDTYSYFTDAVYDQVVEDLIKKYFSDLPKDEAKEKATNYMLNAGLTVYSTVDTTIQTSMEENFKNNTLFPSQSSVAKKASLEKSKELGVEVNYEPEGAMVIIENSTGKVKGLIGGRKKTTNLSLNRAFRKIQPGSVTKPLTVYAPGIDSKKISLNTTYYDGPLKIGDWKVKNSGSHYSGRTTVREGLRKSKNSIAVQAWYDTGLETSIKYGKKFGLSFAPNDMAPAPLALGGYTYGQTPMAMASAYTTFPNQGIRNTPILYTKVVDANGKIILEKKQQKIKVISPESAYLITDVLKDVVNGGTTHISIPNMPVAGKTGTTNNLADAWFIGYTPYYTGAVWYGYDHNKILANNKTFSLNINVYGGSKPGPALMWEKVMTDIHKNLEPKDFPKVSISPSQKIKPKKSSVPIEIQKSTKPKRNKENINTELNKKEEVQRKKEIDMKKERKIKESNPDNTTENQTINSDPKVPESQPIPKEDSPEKPPKEKTQQKENEKEHETKTKTEKIPKEPNTESTPENSNTTKDVTTNTPLP encoded by the coding sequence ATGAGAAAAAGAAAAAATTTAATAGTTTTATTATTTATTTTTATTATCACCATGGGAACTATATCAGGGTCTATTTTTTTCTATATTCAGAAGAGTCCGCCTTTAGATCTAAAAAAATTTCATTATATAGAACCATGTATTATTTTAGATGATCAAGGAAATTTTTATGAAGAACTCCAAGGAAAAGAAAAGAGAGAAGTCATAAGCATTGATCAAATTCCAAATCATGTTTTAAATGCCTTTATTTCTATTGAAGATGAACGTTTTTATCGACATCCTGGGATAGATATAAGAGGAATCCTTCGAGCTGCATTTCAAGGAATTAAAGCAGGAGATATGACTACTGCTGGGGGGAGCACTATCACCCAACAACTAATTAAATTAACGCATTTAAGTTCTGAAAAAAAAATTAGTAGAAAAATACAAGAAGCCTATTTAGCTATTCAATTAGAATATGTTATGAATAAAGATGAAATTCTAGAAAATTATTTGAATAAAATTAATTTTGCTTATGCCCACGGGATACAAGCTGCATCTCAAACTTATTTTCGAAAAAATGCAGATCAGCTAAGTATATCTCAAGCAGCAGTATTAGCAGCTATTCCAAAGGCACCTACTGCTTATAAACCTTATATTATAGAAAAAACTCAGGAAGACAATTTTAAAATAGTCACAAACAAAAAAGGAAAAGTTCTTTATTCTGAAAAAAACCAAGAACGTGCTCTTTTAATATTAAAAAAAATGAAAGAATTAAAATTTATTAATGAAAAAGAATATGCAAAAGCAAAAAACGAACTATTAAACAATACCTTTGGACTAAAACAACCTAAAAAATCAGATACTTATTCTTATTTTACAGATGCAGTTTATGACCAAGTAGTAGAAGACCTTATAAAAAAATATTTTTCAGATTTGCCTAAGGACGAAGCCAAAGAAAAAGCTACAAATTATATGTTAAATGCAGGACTAACTGTGTATTCTACTGTTGATACAACTATACAAACTTCTATGGAAGAAAATTTTAAAAATAATACTCTATTTCCATCACAATCTTCTGTTGCAAAAAAGGCTTCTCTTGAAAAATCTAAGGAACTAGGAGTAGAAGTAAACTATGAGCCTGAGGGAGCTATGGTAATTATAGAAAATTCTACTGGAAAAGTAAAAGGACTTATTGGTGGAAGAAAAAAAACAACCAATCTGTCATTAAATCGTGCATTTAGAAAAATTCAACCAGGTTCTGTAACCAAACCACTTACCGTTTATGCTCCCGGTATTGATAGTAAAAAAATATCCTTAAATACCACTTATTATGATGGCCCTCTTAAAATTGGAGATTGGAAAGTAAAAAACTCTGGAAGCCATTATTCTGGAAGAACTACTGTGCGAGAAGGATTAAGAAAATCTAAAAATAGTATTGCCGTACAAGCATGGTATGATACTGGTTTAGAAACCTCTATAAAATATGGTAAAAAATTCGGTCTCTCTTTTGCTCCTAATGATATGGCACCTGCACCTTTAGCTCTAGGAGGCTACACTTATGGGCAAACACCTATGGCAATGGCCAGTGCCTATACTACTTTTCCTAACCAAGGAATACGAAATACTCCTATTCTCTATACAAAAGTAGTAGATGCAAATGGAAAGATTATCTTAGAGAAAAAGCAACAAAAAATAAAGGTAATTTCTCCCGAATCCGCCTATTTAATCACAGATGTACTAAAAGATGTTGTAAATGGAGGGACTACCCATATATCAATTCCCAATATGCCAGTAGCTGGAAAAACTGGCACGACCAATAATTTAGCTGATGCATGGTTTATTGGTTATACCCCATATTATACTGGAGCAGTATGGTATGGTTATGATCACAATAAAATATTAGCAAATAATAAAACATTTTCTTTAAACATTAATGTTTATGGGGGTTCTAAGCCGGGACCTGCTCTAATGTGGGAAAAAGTCATGACTGACATTCATAAAAATTTAGAGCCAAAAGATTTTCCTAAAGTATCTATTTCTCCTTCTCAAAAAATAAAGCCAAAAAAATCTTCTGTTCCCATAGAAATACAAAAAAGTACAAAACCAAAACGAAATAAAGAAAATATAAATACAGAATTGAATAAAAAAGAAGAAGTCCAAAGAAAAAAAGAAATTGATATGAAAAAAGAAAGAAAAATTAAAGAATCTAATCCAGACAATACTACAGAAAACCAGACAATAAATTCTGATCCAAAAGTTCCAGAATCTCAACCAATTCCAAAAGAAGATTCTCCTGAAAAACCCCCAAAAGAAAAAACGCAGCAAAAAGAAAACGAAAAGGAACATGAAACAAAGACAAAAACAGAAAAAATCCCAAAAGAGCCTAATACAGAATCTACACCTGAAAATTCTAATACAACTAAAGATGTTACTACTAATACCCCTCTTCCTTAA
- a CDS encoding SpoIIE family protein phosphatase: protein MEYFIDVGYDSINKYSEELCGDKVEVVQGKDSTIVVLADGLGSGVKANILSTLTASIACTMLKKGENIFEVVDTLSHTLPRCEIRQLAYSTFSILQIFQNGEAYIVEFDNPPLFYIHEGQIKEIQGNSIFIYDKKIKESRIHLEEGDMITIVSDGVIHAGIGGVLNLGWQWEQVSEFLLKVYYEEKKAKNISKRLIETCQNLYLNKPGDDTTAVTIKIRKAEWVSLFSGPPEDPTMDRNIVMNLMKAPGKKIVCGGTAGNIVARELGEELCIDLDSITPKIPPMGKIKGIDLVTEGVLTLCKTVEIIEDYFKNENSLKRYSFNKKDGAVCIARTLIEECTHLQIFTGNAINPAHQNPEFPSQLSIKRKVIQQLVKLLKKIGIKVIINYV, encoded by the coding sequence GTGGAATATTTTATAGATGTAGGATACGATAGTATCAATAAATATTCTGAAGAATTATGTGGGGATAAGGTAGAAGTAGTTCAAGGAAAGGATAGTACTATTGTAGTTTTAGCAGATGGATTAGGAAGTGGAGTAAAAGCAAATATTCTTTCTACATTAACAGCTAGCATCGCATGTACCATGTTAAAAAAAGGAGAAAATATTTTTGAAGTGGTAGATACTTTAAGTCATACTCTTCCGAGATGTGAGATAAGACAGTTGGCCTATTCTACTTTTAGTATTCTACAAATTTTTCAAAATGGCGAAGCTTATATTGTAGAATTTGATAATCCACCTTTATTTTATATTCATGAAGGGCAGATAAAAGAAATACAAGGGAATTCTATTTTTATTTATGATAAAAAGATAAAAGAAAGTAGAATTCATTTAGAAGAAGGAGATATGATAACCATAGTAAGTGATGGAGTGATTCATGCAGGGATTGGAGGAGTGTTAAATTTAGGATGGCAATGGGAGCAAGTGTCTGAATTTTTGTTAAAAGTTTACTATGAAGAAAAAAAAGCAAAAAATATCTCTAAAAGATTGATTGAAACTTGTCAAAATCTTTATTTAAATAAACCAGGAGATGATACTACAGCAGTAACGATTAAGATAAGAAAAGCAGAATGGGTTTCCTTATTTTCAGGACCTCCTGAAGATCCAACTATGGATCGAAATATAGTAATGAATTTAATGAAAGCACCTGGAAAAAAAATTGTATGTGGAGGAACTGCAGGAAATATTGTTGCAAGAGAACTTGGGGAAGAATTATGTATTGATTTAGATAGTATTACTCCCAAGATTCCTCCTATGGGAAAAATTAAGGGAATTGATTTGGTTACAGAAGGAGTTCTTACTCTTTGTAAAACAGTAGAAATTATAGAGGATTATTTTAAAAATGAAAATTCTCTAAAAAGATATTCTTTTAATAAAAAAGATGGAGCTGTTTGCATTGCTCGAACGTTAATTGAAGAGTGTACGCATTTACAAATTTTTACGGGAAATGCGATAAATCCAGCACATCAAAATCCAGAGTTTCCTTCTCAGTTGAGTATTAAGCGTAAAGTGATACAGCAATTAGTTAAGCTATTAAAAAAAATAGGAATAAAAGTAATTATAAATTATGTATAA
- the aroC gene encoding chorismate synthase, whose translation MSSFWGNRLKISIFGESHGTAIGVVIDGLPTGFEIDMDEIYREMQRRAPGRSKNATARKEEDIPEILSGYFNGRTTGTPLAAIIRNRDVHSKDYNYLKKVMRPGHADYGGYMHYQGYNDYRGGGHFSGRITAPLVFTGAICKQILEKKEIYIGSHIKSVASIFDKNFEEVKLSRDLFKELSKEEFPLLNKDLKGSIQDAILQIKEERDSLGGIVECAIIGIKAGIGNPFFDSIESILAHLIFSIPAVKGIEFGAGFEITKLKGSQANDEYYYQGNQVKTYTNNNGGIIGGISNGMPIVFRVAIKPTPSISKKQQTIDIQTKKNVELEIKGRHDPIIVLRAVPVIETVSAIGILDLILSQTGV comes from the coding sequence ATGAGTAGTTTTTGGGGAAATAGATTAAAAATTTCTATTTTTGGGGAATCTCATGGAACAGCTATTGGAGTAGTAATAGATGGATTACCTACTGGTTTTGAAATTGATATGGATGAAATTTATAGAGAGATGCAACGTCGTGCTCCAGGAAGAAGTAAAAATGCTACTGCCAGAAAAGAAGAAGATATACCTGAAATATTAAGTGGGTATTTTAATGGAAGAACGACTGGAACTCCTCTTGCGGCTATTATTCGAAACAGGGATGTGCATTCAAAAGATTATAATTATTTAAAGAAAGTTATGCGTCCAGGGCATGCTGATTACGGTGGATATATGCATTATCAAGGTTACAATGACTATCGTGGAGGAGGGCATTTTTCTGGTAGAATTACTGCTCCATTGGTTTTTACAGGAGCTATTTGTAAACAAATTTTAGAAAAAAAGGAAATTTATATAGGATCTCATATTAAAAGTGTTGCATCTATTTTTGATAAGAATTTTGAAGAGGTAAAACTATCTAGGGATTTGTTTAAAGAATTAAGCAAAGAAGAGTTTCCTTTATTAAATAAAGATCTTAAGGGAAGTATTCAAGATGCTATTCTTCAAATAAAAGAGGAAAGAGATTCTCTTGGGGGGATTGTAGAATGTGCAATAATTGGAATAAAGGCTGGAATTGGGAATCCTTTTTTTGATTCCATTGAATCTATTTTAGCTCATCTAATCTTTTCTATTCCAGCAGTGAAGGGAATTGAATTTGGTGCGGGATTTGAAATTACAAAATTAAAGGGATCTCAAGCCAATGATGAATATTATTATCAAGGAAATCAGGTAAAAACTTATACCAACAATAATGGTGGAATTATTGGTGGAATTAGTAATGGAATGCCTATTGTTTTTCGAGTAGCTATTAAGCCTACTCCTTCTATTTCAAAAAAACAACAAACCATTGATATTCAAACAAAAAAAAATGTAGAATTAGAAATAAAGGGAAGGCATGATCCGATTATTGTTTTAAGAGCAGTTCCTGTGATTGAAACCGTTAGTGCAATAGGCATTTTAGATTTAATACTATCTCAAACTGGGGTGTAG
- a CDS encoding chorismate mutase yields MSELEEYREKINEIDYKIVHLFEKRMNFVRKIGDYKKKHNLPVLDPEREKEVIKKNISYLKNEEYECMVEEFFKKIMELSKRLEK; encoded by the coding sequence ATGTCGGAATTAGAAGAATATAGAGAAAAAATTAATGAGATTGATTATAAAATAGTTCATCTATTTGAAAAGAGAATGAATTTCGTTAGGAAAATTGGGGATTATAAGAAAAAACATAATTTACCAGTTTTGGATCCAGAAAGAGAAAAAGAGGTAATTAAAAAAAATATATCTTATTTGAAAAATGAAGAATATGAATGTATGGTAGAAGAATTTTTTAAAAAAATTATGGAGTTATCAAAAAGATTAGAGAAATAG